GAATGTTAGCCTCGACAGATGCCACATCAGGTGGACTAACGAAACCGCCGGCAAATATTCAGAACACAACTACAACGGTTGATTCTCAATCAACTAGCGCGTATTCTGAAAGCTCGGGTAAACAGAATGTTGGCAAAATGTTGCCATCGTCAGGAGCAGTTGTCGCTACAACCGCACCTGTTACCGCGCCAGGCAGTACTATCAGTGACCCTACCAGTAATGGTGGTCCAGTCAGTAACTGGAAATGGCCAACTGAAGGTAAAACGATCGATAGCTTCTCTGCTTCCGAAGGGGGCAATAAAGGGATTGATATCGCCGGTTCTCGTGGGCAACCAATTTTCGCTACAGCAAATGGGCGAGTTGTGTATGCCGGGAATGCACTGCGTGGTTACGGTAATCTAATCATCATCAAACACAATGATGATTACCTGAGCGCCTACGCTCATAACGATACAATGCTGGTCCGGGAACAAGAAGAAGTGAAGGCGGGTCAAAAAATAGCAACCATGGGTAGCACCGGAACCAGTTCAGTAAGATTGCACTTTGAAATTCGTTACAAGGGGAAATCCGTAAACCCGCTGCGTTACCTTCCGCAGCGATAGATTGGGCAGAATACGCTGTATTCTGCTCGCCGGATTCACGGGTAGGAGCAGCATATGAGCCAAAATACGCTGAAAGTTAACGAGTTGCATGAAGATGCTGATTTTGATGAAAACAGTACGGAAACTGAAATTTTCGATGAAAAAGCATTAGTAGAAGATGAACCTACTGAAAGCGAGTTAGCAGAAGATGAGCTGTTGGCACAAGGTGTTACCCAGCGGGTGCTGGATGCGACACAGCTCTATCTTGGTGAGATTGGTTATTCGCCGTTGTTGACCGCAGAAGAAGAGGTTTATTTTGCCCGGCGTGCATTGCGCGGAGATGTGCCTTCACGTCGGCGTATGATCGAAAGTAACTTGCGGTTGGTAGTGAAGATTGCCCGCCGTTACAGTAATCGCGGTTTAGCACTGCTGGATTTGATTGAAGAGGGTAACCTCGGTCTTATCCGTGCAGTGGAAAAGTTTGACCCAGAACGCGGTTTCCGTTTCTCCACTTATGCCACATGGTGGATACGCCAGACAATTGAACGGGCAATAATGAACCAAACCCGTACCATCCGTCTGCCTATCCATATCGTTAAAGAATTAAACGTTTATTTGCGTACAGCGCGAGAACTTTCTCATAAATTAGATCATGAACCGAGCGCAGAAGAGATTGCAGAGCAACTCGACAAGCCAGTTGATGATGTGAGTCGTATGTTGCGCCTTAACGAACGTATCACTTCTGTTGATACACCTTTAGGCGGCGATTCAGAGAAAGCCTTGTTAGATATTCTGTCTGACGAAAATGAAAACGGCCCAGAAGACACCACGCAAGATGACGATATGAAACAAAGTATCGTTAAATGGCTGTTCGAATTGAATGCAAAACAGCGCGAAGTTCTGGCCCGTCGTTTTGGTCTGTTAGGATATGAAGCTGCAACACTGGAAGATGTTGGCCGTGAAATTGGTTTGACACGTGAACGTGTGCGCCAGATTCAGGTTGAAGGGTTACGTCGTTTGCGGGAAATTCTGCAAGCGCAGGGCCTGAGCATCGAAGCATTGTTCCGCGAATAGCGATACTCTCGCAAACAGTCTGGAAAATACAAAAACGGTGAACTGATGTTCACCGTTTTTTTATGGCGACAATTAACCTTTAACTGGGTTACACCATGTTTTTCAGGCGATAAATCCACTCAAGCGCCTGACGTGGTGATAGGGAGTCGGGATCCAATGCCTCTAAGGCTTCCACTGCTGGCGATACCTCTTCATTTAGCAACGTGAGTTGCGAGCCATCAATTTTGCTTGCCGCTGCATTGTTCGACAACGATTCCAGCTCTTTCAGTTTTTGCCGTGCGCGTTTAATCACATCCCGTGGCACTCCGGCCAAGGCCGCAACAGCTAAACCATAACTTTTACTCGCCGCACCATCTTGCACACTGTGCATAAAGGCGATGGTTTCGCCATGTTCCAATGCATCAAGATGAACATTGACCACCCCCTCCATTTTTTCCGGCAGGGTCGTTAGCTCAAAGTAATGAGTAGCAAATAGCGTCATGGCTTTGATACGGCTAGCCAGATTTTCAGCACAAGCCCAAGCTAATGACAAGCCATCATAGGTTGATGTGCCGCGACCAATTTCATCCATTAATACCAAACTTTGTTCGGTGGCATTATGCAGAATATTGGCCGTTTCTGTCATTTCGACCATAAAGGTTGAGCGACCGGATGCCAGGTCGTCAGCAGCACCGACTCGAGTAAAGATGCGGTCAACTGGCCCAATAGTGGCTTGGTCCGCAGGAACATAGCTGCCCATATGTGCCAGTAAGACTATCAATGCGGTTTGGCGCATATAGGTACTTTTACCGCCCATATTCGGGCCAGTAATGATCAGCATTCGCCGTTGAGGTGAGAGTGTCAGCGGGTTAGAAATAAAAGGCTCACTGAGCACCTGCTCCACTACCGGATGACGGCCGCCAGTAATTTTGATCCCCGGTTTATCACTCAGGACAGGGCAGTTGTAGTTGAGTGTTTCGGCTCTTTCGGCCAGATTCGCCAAAACATCAAGTTCGGCTAGTGCATTGGCGCTGGTTTGTAACTCAGGTAGATGCGGCAACAGCAGATCGAAAATTTCTTCGTACAAACCTTTTTCAATCGCCAAAGCCTTGCCTTTCGAGGTCAGAACTTTGTCTTCATACTCTTTCAGCTCTGGAATGATGTAGCGCTCGGCATTCTTCAACGTTTGCCTGCGAACATAATGAATCGGTACCAGATGGCTCTGACCACGGCTAACCTGAATGTAATAGCCATGAACACCATTAAAACCGACTTTTAGGGTATCCAGACCCAGTTTTTCGCGTTCACGGATTTCCAACCGGTCGAGATAATCGGTTGCACCATCAGCCAGCGCCCGCCATTCGTCTAATTCTGCATTGTAGCCAGAGGCGATGACGCCACCATCTCGTACCAATACTGGCGGCGTTTCAACAATTGCGCGTTCCAGTAAATCTTGTAATTCATCAAACTGGCCGACTTGTGACAGTAAATTTTGGATATGGGGAACATTCACTGGCTGCAATAAATGATGAATCTCAGGCAGTTGCTGAAATGCATGCCGCATTCTTGCCAAATCTCTCGGGCGAGCGGTTCGCAGTGCCAGTCGTGCCAAAATACGTTCTAAATCCCCGACCTGACGCAGTGGAGTTTGCAGTTCAGCGGTAATATCTTGCAGACCACCAATGGCTTGCTGGCGATCAGTCAACACTTTGGTGTCACGGATTGGCATATGCAGCCAGCGTTTCAACATGCGGCTGCCCATAGCGGTTACCGTGCAATCGAGGATCGCGGCCAGCGTGTTTTCCGTTCCACCTGATAAATTCTGCGTCAGTTCAAGATTACGACGGGTCGCAGCATCCATAACAATGCCATCTTGCTGACGCTCCATGGTCAAGCCACGGATATGGGGCAGGGAGGTGCGCTGGGTATCTTTGACATATTGCAGCAGGCAGCCCGCAGCCCGCAGTGCCTGATGGGCTTGTTCGACACCAAAACCGATTAAATCGCGGGTGCCGAATTGCAGGTTTAACTGCTGTTTGGCTGTTTCCAGCTCAAACTCCCATAATGGGCGGCGGCGTAAGCCATGTCGATGTTCAATCAACGACATTTGCTCGAAGTTTTCTGGATAAAGTAACTCTGCGGGATTGGTACGTTGTAACTCGGCAGCCATAGTTTCAAGGTCTGCGGGTTCTGCAACTCTAAAGCGGCCTGAACTGATATCCAGCGTCGCATAACCAAATCCGCGCGCATCCTGCCAGATGGCGGCCAGAAGATTATCCTGGCGCTCTTGCAGTAAGGCCTCGTCACTCACGGTACCGGGGGTGACTATTCGCACGACTTTACGTTCAACCGGCCCTTTGCTGGTAGCCGGATCACCGATTTGCTCACAGATAGCCGCTGACTCACCCAATTGAACCAGCTTTGCCAGATAGTTTTCTATCGAATGATAGGGAACACCCGCCATAGGAATAGGTTCACCGGCGGAAGCCCCCCGTTTTGTCAGTGAGATATCCAATAACTGGGACGCGCGTTTGGCATCACTGTAGAACAGCTCATAAAAATCTCCCATCCGATAAAACAGGAGTATTTCAGGATGTTGAGCCTTAAGCCGAAGATACTGCTGCATCATTGGGGTGTGGGAATCTAGCTTATCAGTATTATTCATGCGGTTATGTTTTCTAGTTAAGTCCTTTTTCCAGCCGATATACTAGCCCAGCAGCTCGAAAACTGACATAGCTAAAACTCGAGACGACTCGCAAACAAGGCAGATTAGCCCCAGCACAAAGGGGCCATACAGCTATCTCTCTACGGATGGGATTGGTTCTACCTGAATGCAAGATTTTCGGGGAACAGTGCATGAGCTATCTGGCGCAGGTGATTGGCTTGCATCAGGTCATACTGATACTGGGTAATCATGATAAGACTTTGATAAACATTAGGATCATTGTGCAATTGAATGTATTGCTCAGCCCATATTCGGAACTGGCTCAGTAATGCCGGATCGGGATTGTGGTTAAATTGCAGCAACAAGTTGATATGTCGAATATATTGGTATCTTTCCCACTGTATATAAGGGTTTACCAGGTTGTCTAATGGCTGCATATTAACCAAACCACTTCTTTCACTCAGTGTCAGTACTCGGCCAGTTTTAAAGCCCGCCATCATAAATAGCAAGGTACAACAGGCTGATAACACAATAACGGCATGCAGCCAGCGCTGCCAATGAGGTGGGGGAAGAGGCATTGATATCAACATATGTTCTGGAACCATCAATCGGCCTAATAAAATCAGCACCAACCAATGCGCGGCAGATTGATAAAGAGGGAGTTCGGTCATCAGATGCAACGCTATCGGTAAAGTTAGCACCCAGAGAGGGAAAACAACCTTAGGCTGAATCAAAAGCGGTTTTATATATCCGATAGCTAATACCAGCATCCCCACCAGCGCCACAATGCCGCCCTCGGCCCAGCCATAAAGCACTTCATTATGGGGATGTGAAGGAAAAGAAAAGGGGGTGGGCACGCCTATGTTTTGTATCAGTGTGTGGGCAAAGGCAGACTCAAAGCTACCATAACCCCAGCCTTGCCACGGCTGTTGTCGTATCATGAGCCAGGTGTATTCGAGTATTAACCCGCGTTCTTTATTACTCCCCTCTTTGGATACCAGCGAGCCGCCGATCATCTGCTCCAGCAGATAAGCAGCGACCAAGAGACTGATCAGGCTGCATAGCCATAACCAAGCCATTTTCCGCTGTCGCCAGTAATAGAGAGAAAGCAATAATAAGGTTGTTACTCCTCCGACCCAGCCAATCCTTGATTGCAATAGCAATAACATGCCGGGGAAAACCAGTAGCGTAAGGGTGCTTATGATTCTTATGACACGGTAGCTTGAAACCATAAACAGATAGGCTGCGATGGCATAACCGGTTGCCAAATAGCTAGCCAGAACATTGACTTGCTGGAATATGCCATAAGGACGTTGGGCAAGATCAAACTCCATCCAGTTATCTGCCGTAAAAACAAGCCATTGCAGTAATGCCAAAGTGGCCTGCCCCCAAGCAGACAACAGTATCAGTAGCAGCCAGCCCTGCCGTGTAGTAGAGCTTAATTTCAGCCGAAACAACCCCAGTAGCAGAATTATTCCGCCCCACAAACCGAGTACACGTGGCAACCAGGCACCGACATGTTGTAAAGATGCAGGCCACAATCCAGGAAGCGTTATCATCAGTGCGCCAATCAGCAGCCATAGCTTGCCCGGAGAGGTCACCACATGGGGTTCTTCACTTTGTGGCCAATAGAGTGTCATCACCAGCAACGCCATCATGGCCCAGATGATGATGTTATGAGGAAGATGTAGTCCGGAGCCGCCTCGATTGATCTCATAATGCAGCATGGAGATAAATGTAACGGCCATGAGCAGCAAAACAATGAGGTTAACTTTGCGCGCTGAAAGTGTCGGTTTTATGGATGATAAAGATAGTAATTTCATTATTTTCAATTGGTTGCTGTTTTTCAGACCTGGCAGTACCGGCTCGATCGTTAGCGGCCTACTCGGTATCTTGAGTCATAAATACTCAATAAGAGCGATTATCTTTATTTTTCAGTCGGATAAGCAATAAACCAACGTAATGAATTCATCACTTTAGTTTCTGACATTTTTACTCGATTTTCATCGACCAACTTCATTAATACTAACCTTGCAGTGTAAATATCCAGCTGTGCTTTATCAGCAAGTTCTCTTGTTTTTGGCCAATTGATTACAGGAGGTGGGGATTCGTTGAACTGTTCTTTAAGAGCATGACAGTGTTCTTCCAATATCCCCATAACTTCTTCTTTACGTTGGTCCTTAGGTTTCATTGATTAATTCCTCATGTGATTTAAATTTTAAAAGTGTCTTATTTTTAATTTCTAATATTCTTATTGTTGGGTTTATATTTCCTACGTATTGAATGGAAATTTCCTACAAATAAAAAGACTATTCATACAAGCAATATTCTATCTTCTTATTTATTTTATATGGATTTTATAATTCTTATTATCACCGTCAAAATTAGTGCGAATAATTTTAACAATTAGAAGTAAATACTTAGTCTAATAATTGTTTTCTTTAACTTTATAGATAAATAAAAGATATTTCTTTATATTTCAAGCAATAACTTTACTGAAGGTGTAAATATTCATTTAATTCAGTGTGTTATGTTGGTTTTTGCGTGAGGAAAAATAACGTGTATTTGCATTAAATAAAGGATTAACAAGGTTTTAATGTAATATGGGTAAGGTTTTCCTGCTTTTAGCGTTAGACTTATAAGGATTTAATATCGATTATAATTTGACTTATGGAATAAGCAATCATTAATTTTGACAAAGCGACTTTTAGCGATCTAATCTGTCGATTTGCTGATTTTTGTAGTGGTAAATGTCGAAGGTGCAATGTTTATCGATCAAAGTTATCGATATTATTGTTTTAAATTAGTTAATTGAGATAAACACTCTGAATTTTGACTGTTTGAATTAAATGACTATGAACTATGACATTATATTTGTATTATCAGCGTCGAACAAAAGGGCTATATCGTTATTTAAATTATTTCTTAAGATGCAGGGGTTTCTCAATTCCTCCATTTCAACTTTATGGCTCCAGGCAGTTTACGGTTTATCTTCTCGTATTTAATCGATAAGAAACTGTATGAATTTATATTTTTCAAACGACTTCGATGCGGCATTTACTTTGATTTTATTAAGGTAATTCAGCGGGCAAATTTTAATTGTGTATAAAGGAATCACGTAATGAAACTGAATAAAACTATCTTGGCTGCTGGTCTGGTATTAGGTTTTGCTTCTATGGCTAACGCGGCTGATCAAGGCCAAGGTACTGTGACTTTTAATGGTTCAATCATTGATGCACCTTGCTCAATCGCAGCAGGTTCAGATGCACAGACTGTTGAAATGGGCCAGATCTCTAACGTGGCACTGCAAAATGGCGGCAAATCATCTGCACATGATTTCAAAATCAAATTGGAAAACTGTGACACCACAACGCTGAAAACTGTAACCACCACCTTTGGCGGTGCAGAATCAGCAGCAGTACCTGGCCTGCTGGGCATCACTGGTGTAGCTGAAGGTGCTGGTATTGCAATCGTTGATGGTACTGGTTCTGTTATTACTCTGGGTACTGCGACTGAGCAGCAGACTCTGGTTACTGGTAACAACACCCTGGCATTCTCTGCTTACCTGCAGGGCAGCACTGCATCTGACGCTATCAAACCAGGCAGCTTCTCAAGTGTTGCTGACTTCACCCTGGCTTACCAATAAGTCACCCTTTTCTCATTGGACATGCGGAAAATCCGCATGTCTTTTTCTCTTGAAAAGACACGTATTGGATGAGCCAGGTGATTTATGTCCAGATCATTTTTTTTAATAGTGCCTCCTTCCTTACTGATGGCGTCATTGCTGAGTTTGTCGGTAATGGCAGACCCCATGAAGACAGATTGGGGCCGCGTGAGTATGGAAGGAAGTATTACTGATACTGCTTGTGCAATAGATCCCGGCAGTCTGGAACAGACAATTGATATGGCGATTTTCCCTATCGGTCAGTTAGTTCAGAACGGTGTCGGAGATGAACACCCGTTTGCGATCCGCTTGCTTGATTGCACGATAGTTCACCCAGATCCAGACAAGTCGAACCAGCAGCATTTTGTGGTGACATTTGACGGTGCTGCGGATGGTAATAATTTTGCGGTTAATGGTGATGCCGAGGGAGTGGCAATGCAAATCATTGATGATAAAGGCAATGTTTCGAATCCCGGGGTGGTATCACCGGAGATCAATATTATCCCTGCTGAGATGAAACTCAATTATGCCCTGCGGTTAGTGGGCAATGGCAAGACGCTGCGTGCTGGAACTTATTATTCTAGCGTTCGTTTCAAATTGGATTATTACTGATTTCAATGAGTAAGGTGACATATCTCATGGTATCCGCTCGTTCCATCACCTCCGGTTTTGCCCGTCGTGATTTATTGCGAATTTTGATTGTAGTTACATTAAGTGGCAATGCTTATGGTGTGTTGGCCAGCGATGACATTCAGTTTAATACCGATGTATTGGATACCAAGGATCGCGCTAATTTTGACCTAAGCCAGTTCTCCCAACGCGGCTACATCATGCCTGGGAATTATAACTTGTTGGTTAGCATGAATAAGCAGGAGCTTAGTGAACAACCGATTGTGTTCTACGCCTCAGAAAAAGATGCAAAAAAAAGTGAGGCGTGTTTAACACCCCAGTTAATCGAGTTGTTGGCATTGAAAGAGGATAGCTTCAAAAAGCTGACCTGGTCGCGTGATGGAGAGTGTCTGGATATTAGCAGCTTACCCGGCTTGACCGTGGAAGGTGATTTGGCAAAGTCATCGCTGTACTTGAGTGTGCCACAAGCTTGGCTGGAATACAGCGAACCGGATTGGGATCCTCCTTCTCGCTGGGAGGAGGGTATTCCCGGTGTGCTGTTCGATTACAACTTGTTAGGGCAATTGAACCGCCAGGAAACGAATAATACCAATAACAATACGTTAAGCGGCAACGGGACCACTGGCGCTAATCTGGGTGCCTGGAGATTCCGTGCTGACTGGCAGATGCGTGTCGACCAATCATCGGCTTCATCGACTGAGCGCCAATGGGATTGGAGCCGTTATTACGCTTATCGCGCTATCCCGAGTCTGGGAGCAAAGTTGACGTTGGGGGAAGATTTTTTGAATTCCTCCATCTTTGACAGTTTCCGCTTTAACGGCGCTAGCCTGGCGACGGATGACAATATGTTACCGCCAAATTTACGTGGTTATGCCCCTGAAATTACAGGAGTTGCCCGTACCAATGCGCGGGTAGTTGTCAGTCAGCAAGGGCGTGTGTTGAGTGAAACGCTGGTTGCTGCCGGCCCTTTTCGTATTCAGAACTTGAACAGTTTTGTCTCTGGGACGCTGGATGTGCGGGTAGAGGAACTTGACGGGCAAGTTCAACAATTTCAAGTAAATACCGCCAGTATTCCTTACCTGACCCGCCCCGGAATGGTGCGTTACCGTATCGCTGCCGGTAAGCCTTCGGATATCGGGCATCGGGCGGAAGGGCCAGTGTTTGGCACCGGGGAATTCTCCTGGGGGATCAACAGTGGCTGGTCACTGTTTGGTGGCGCGATGAGTGGTGAAAACGAATATCAAGCGGCATCTATGGGGATTGGCCGTGACTTAATGGAATTTGGTGCGGTGTCGGTTGATATGACCCAATCATGGGCAACGTTACCCGAGCAAGGCACTTTGAGCGGTGGCTCTTATCGAGTCAACTATTCGAAAAACTTTCAGGAAACAGGCAGTCAGGTGACGTTTGCTGGCTATCGCTTCTCTGAACGTAATTTTATGAGCATGAGTGAATATCTCGACGCGCGTTATCGCAGCAATGACGTGGGTGGCAATAAAGAGATGTACACCATCAGCTTCAATCAACAATTTCAGGATCTGGGGCTGAGTGCGTATCTGAACTATAGCCATCAGACCTATTGGGATCGCTCGGCAAATGACCGCTATAACCTGGCTCTCTCGCGTTATTTTGATATCGGTAAAGTGAAAAATGTCAGTTTGACCTTCTCTGCTTACCGTAACCGCTATAACGAAAGCAATGACGATGGCGTGTATTTGTCTATGTCGATGCCATTTGGTAACAGCGCAACCATCAGTTATAGCGCGACGGTGAGTGGCAGTGAACATAGTCAGCGAGTGGGCTATACCGATCGTCTGGATGCTCACAACAACTACCAGATCAATACTGGGGTAGCACGTAGCGGCGTGTTAGTTAGTGGTAACTACAACCACATAGGTAATAGTGCGGATATTAACGCCAATGCCAGTTATCAGGAGGGGCAATACTCTTCCGTTGGTTTAGGTATTCAGGGCGGCGCAACTATCACGGCTGAAGGTGGTGCTCTACATCGGGTGAATACCCTCGGCGGTACCCGATTATTACTGGATACCCAAGGTGTATCTGGTGTTCCGGTTCAGGGATATGGCTCATCAATACGCACCAATCAGTTTGGTAAAGCGGTAGTCGGTGATGTGAATAGCTATTACCGCAATCGGGCCAGTATTGATATCGATAACCTGGCTGACGATGTTGAAGCCAGAGGAACCGTAGCACAGGTCACACTGACCGAAGGTGCTATTGGTTATCGCCGCTTTAATGTGATTTCCGGCGAAAAGGCGATGGCGATGATACGTATGGCAGATGGCACATCACCGCCATTTGGGGCCACCGTATTAAATGAAAATCAGCAAGAGACCGGCATTGTTAACGACGATGGTTCCACTTACCTCAGTGGGATCAAAGCGGGTGAAACCATGTCAGTACGTTGGAATGGTGAGGCGCAATGCAGCATCACCTTACCTAAGGCTCTTTCTCCAGCAATACTGGCGAATCTACTGTTGCCTTGCCAGCCAATAGCCACGGGGGATAAACCTCCGATATCACAGTAGAAAGGTTTAGTACTGAACCTGCGGGTCAGTGCCCGTTCAGATAAGCGAAAAAGTGAGTTACCGCCAGGTTCTGACAACATTAATTCGAGAGAAAAAGTAATGAATTCGAAGGAAAAAGTAATGAAATTGAATAACAAATTGCGTATCACCACCATTTTGGTGACGGCACTGATGACTCAGCAAGCAACAGCAGCGATTGCACTGGACAGAACCCGAGCCATTCTTAATGGTGGCGATAAGTCGATCAGCTTG
The sequence above is drawn from the Yersinia enterocolitica subsp. enterocolitica genome and encodes:
- the waaL-xs gene encoding O-antigen ligase-like protein WaaL-xs: MKLLSLSSIKPTLSARKVNLIVLLLMAVTFISMLHYEINRGGSGLHLPHNIIIWAMMALLVMTLYWPQSEEPHVVTSPGKLWLLIGALMITLPGLWPASLQHVGAWLPRVLGLWGGIILLLGLFRLKLSSTTRQGWLLLILLSAWGQATLALLQWLVFTADNWMEFDLAQRPYGIFQQVNVLASYLATGYAIAAYLFMVSSYRVIRIISTLTLLVFPGMLLLLQSRIGWVGGVTTLLLLSLYYWRQRKMAWLWLCSLISLLVAAYLLEQMIGGSLVSKEGSNKERGLILEYTWLMIRQQPWQGWGYGSFESAFAHTLIQNIGVPTPFSFPSHPHNEVLYGWAEGGIVALVGMLVLAIGYIKPLLIQPKVVFPLWVLTLPIALHLMTELPLYQSAAHWLVLILLGRLMVPEHMLISMPLPPPHWQRWLHAVIVLSACCTLLFMMAGFKTGRVLTLSERSGLVNMQPLDNLVNPYIQWERYQYIRHINLLLQFNHNPDPALLSQFRIWAEQYIQLHNDPNVYQSLIMITQYQYDLMQANHLRQIAHALFPENLAFR
- a CDS encoding outer membrane usher protein; protein product: MVSARSITSGFARRDLLRILIVVTLSGNAYGVLASDDIQFNTDVLDTKDRANFDLSQFSQRGYIMPGNYNLLVSMNKQELSEQPIVFYASEKDAKKSEACLTPQLIELLALKEDSFKKLTWSRDGECLDISSLPGLTVEGDLAKSSLYLSVPQAWLEYSEPDWDPPSRWEEGIPGVLFDYNLLGQLNRQETNNTNNNTLSGNGTTGANLGAWRFRADWQMRVDQSSASSTERQWDWSRYYAYRAIPSLGAKLTLGEDFLNSSIFDSFRFNGASLATDDNMLPPNLRGYAPEITGVARTNARVVVSQQGRVLSETLVAAGPFRIQNLNSFVSGTLDVRVEELDGQVQQFQVNTASIPYLTRPGMVRYRIAAGKPSDIGHRAEGPVFGTGEFSWGINSGWSLFGGAMSGENEYQAASMGIGRDLMEFGAVSVDMTQSWATLPEQGTLSGGSYRVNYSKNFQETGSQVTFAGYRFSERNFMSMSEYLDARYRSNDVGGNKEMYTISFNQQFQDLGLSAYLNYSHQTYWDRSANDRYNLALSRYFDIGKVKNVSLTFSAYRNRYNESNDDGVYLSMSMPFGNSATISYSATVSGSEHSQRVGYTDRLDAHNNYQINTGVARSGVLVSGNYNHIGNSADINANASYQEGQYSSVGLGIQGGATITAEGGALHRVNTLGGTRLLLDTQGVSGVPVQGYGSSIRTNQFGKAVVGDVNSYYRNRASIDIDNLADDVEARGTVAQVTLTEGAIGYRRFNVISGEKAMAMIRMADGTSPPFGATVLNENQQETGIVNDDGSTYLSGIKAGETMSVRWNGEAQCSITLPKALSPAILANLLLPCQPIATGDKPPISQ
- a CDS encoding fimbrial protein; translated protein: MASLLSLSVMADPMKTDWGRVSMEGSITDTACAIDPGSLEQTIDMAIFPIGQLVQNGVGDEHPFAIRLLDCTIVHPDPDKSNQQHFVVTFDGAADGNNFAVNGDAEGVAMQIIDDKGNVSNPGVVSPEINIIPAEMKLNYALRLVGNGKTLRAGTYYSSVRFKLDYY
- a CDS encoding FaeA/PapI family transcriptional regulator: MKPKDQRKEEVMGILEEHCHALKEQFNESPPPVINWPKTRELADKAQLDIYTARLVLMKLVDENRVKMSETKVMNSLRWFIAYPTEK
- the rpoS gene encoding RNA polymerase sigma factor RpoS is translated as MSQNTLKVNELHEDADFDENSTETEIFDEKALVEDEPTESELAEDELLAQGVTQRVLDATQLYLGEIGYSPLLTAEEEVYFARRALRGDVPSRRRMIESNLRLVVKIARRYSNRGLALLDLIEEGNLGLIRAVEKFDPERGFRFSTYATWWIRQTIERAIMNQTRTIRLPIHIVKELNVYLRTARELSHKLDHEPSAEEIAEQLDKPVDDVSRMLRLNERITSVDTPLGGDSEKALLDILSDENENGPEDTTQDDDMKQSIVKWLFELNAKQREVLARRFGLLGYEAATLEDVGREIGLTRERVRQIQVEGLRRLREILQAQGLSIEALFRE
- the mutS gene encoding DNA mismatch repair protein MutS codes for the protein MNNTDKLDSHTPMMQQYLRLKAQHPEILLFYRMGDFYELFYSDAKRASQLLDISLTKRGASAGEPIPMAGVPYHSIENYLAKLVQLGESAAICEQIGDPATSKGPVERKVVRIVTPGTVSDEALLQERQDNLLAAIWQDARGFGYATLDISSGRFRVAEPADLETMAAELQRTNPAELLYPENFEQMSLIEHRHGLRRRPLWEFELETAKQQLNLQFGTRDLIGFGVEQAHQALRAAGCLLQYVKDTQRTSLPHIRGLTMERQQDGIVMDAATRRNLELTQNLSGGTENTLAAILDCTVTAMGSRMLKRWLHMPIRDTKVLTDRQQAIGGLQDITAELQTPLRQVGDLERILARLALRTARPRDLARMRHAFQQLPEIHHLLQPVNVPHIQNLLSQVGQFDELQDLLERAIVETPPVLVRDGGVIASGYNAELDEWRALADGATDYLDRLEIREREKLGLDTLKVGFNGVHGYYIQVSRGQSHLVPIHYVRRQTLKNAERYIIPELKEYEDKVLTSKGKALAIEKGLYEEIFDLLLPHLPELQTSANALAELDVLANLAERAETLNYNCPVLSDKPGIKITGGRHPVVEQVLSEPFISNPLTLSPQRRMLIITGPNMGGKSTYMRQTALIVLLAHMGSYVPADQATIGPVDRIFTRVGAADDLASGRSTFMVEMTETANILHNATEQSLVLMDEIGRGTSTYDGLSLAWACAENLASRIKAMTLFATHYFELTTLPEKMEGVVNVHLDALEHGETIAFMHSVQDGAASKSYGLAVAALAGVPRDVIKRARQKLKELESLSNNAAASKIDGSQLTLLNEEVSPAVEALEALDPDSLSPRQALEWIYRLKNMV
- a CDS encoding fimbrial protein yields the protein MKLNKTILAAGLVLGFASMANAADQGQGTVTFNGSIIDAPCSIAAGSDAQTVEMGQISNVALQNGGKSSAHDFKIKLENCDTTTLKTVTTTFGGAESAAVPGLLGITGVAEGAGIAIVDGTGSVITLGTATEQQTLVTGNNTLAFSAYLQGSTASDAIKPGSFSSVADFTLAYQ
- the nlpD gene encoding murein hydrolase activator NlpD — protein: MITLRRVAACTVMSLWLVGCSNDNTTSAPISSVGGDRSGTMLSGSDTNSSGERIVYNRSYDNIPKGSYSGNTYTVKRGDTLFYIAWITGNDFRDLAAKNNIAEPYSLNVGQSIQLGNGSGGGMLASTDATSGGLTKPPANIQNTTTTVDSQSTSAYSESSGKQNVGKMLPSSGAVVATTAPVTAPGSTISDPTSNGGPVSNWKWPTEGKTIDSFSASEGGNKGIDIAGSRGQPIFATANGRVVYAGNALRGYGNLIIIKHNDDYLSAYAHNDTMLVREQEEVKAGQKIATMGSTGTSSVRLHFEIRYKGKSVNPLRYLPQR